A segment of the Salmo trutta chromosome 3, fSalTru1.1, whole genome shotgun sequence genome:
cttatttacaatgacggcctaccaaacacaacactacataaagagagacctaagacgacaacatagcatggcagcaacacatgacaacacagcatggtagcaacacaacatggtagcagcacaaaatggtacaaacattgttgggcacagacaacagcacaaagggcaagaaggtagagacaacaatacaccacgcaaagcagccacagctgtcagtaagagtgtccatgattgagtttttgaatgaagagataaaactgtccagtttgagtgtttgttgcagctcattccagtcgctagctgcagcgaactgaaagaTGAGCGAATGGTGGTTTGTGATCATAAAGGCAATGAAAAAATGatgaggctcagttggtagagcactgTACTTGCAATGgcagagttgtgggtttgattcccatgggagaccagtatgaaaatgtatgcactccctactgtaagtcactctggataagtgtgtctgctaaaatgactaaaatgtttaaaaaaatgatgaTTATTTGTCTTTGTCCCTCTAGTGAGGAAGGACATTCCTCCCCATGCGGTCACCAGGCCAATATGTGGGATCATGGGAACTATCCGTCTGGTGGCAGGTAGGTTCAATCTTGCACTCTGTAAAATTATCCATTGAGAAGACTTTACCTGTGTACACACAAATGTTCTCAACAGAGTGTTTACTTTAGCGACACCTGTGCCCCTCTGCCTACCCTCCCCAGGCACGTACCTCATCGTTATCACAAAGAAGAAGAAGGTGGGTGACCTGTTGGGCCATGCCGTGTGGAAGGCTATGGACTTTGATGTTATCTCTTACAAGAAGACTGTGCTGCACCTGACAGACAACCAGGTAGGGAGGTGTGAGTTGGGGCCCCAGTGCGAGCCCACAAGCACCCAAGCTCAACATGACTGTGGATGTTTCAGGCCAAGGAGAGAGTGTTTCACAATGATTCCTTGTTAATGACAGTGGGTTGTTTTGATGTGGATGCTGACCAGTGGAAAACCCTAGCCTGACCAATACGAAAGCAGCATATTGGACTAAGAATGCTAGGCATCTGAGCTGACATAGATGCCATGTGTTGAATTGGCTATGGAGCCGGTCAACGACAGACAGTGTGTCTGTAGACAGTCAAGTGTATGTGAAGGGCAAAGAGAAAGAGACCCCTTCTCACAGACAGAACAAGTACTGCATTCAGATGGTATCATCACCATGTAGCTGTTACAAGAACACTCTGTTCTGACCCCAAGTCTAGACAAGTGTTTCTTTATTAGTGAGCATCTCTATGTTGGCTTCTCGTTGCAGTACTGGTGGAGGAGATGTTATTTATAGTATATAAGTTTAGATTCCTTGTATATATTATTTTAGAAGGATAGTGGTCATCTGATACTTTCTAACCATCGTTCCACCTAAATTCTTCTTCAACCTTCCTCCTGACCTCTCACCTTTGACCTCTCTACTTTCCTTGTTCAACCTGCCACCTGACCTGtctttgacctctgacctcatcaGATGCAGGACAACAAAGCCTTCCTGTCCATGATCAACAGTGTTCTGCTCACAGACGGCTTCTACTTTGCTACAGACTACGACCTGACCCACACTCTGCAGAGACTTGCCAACACCAGCCCTGAGTTCCAGGAGATGAGCCTGCTGGAAAGGGTGAGAGAATGAggggatgtatgtatgtatgtatgtatgtatgtatgtatgtatgtgagggAGGAAAATAATGTAAAAACATGTTTCCATTTGGAGATACATTCATGAAAACACGAGTAATGTGTTTGTACTTGTGTCCTGTACAGATGCAGACATTTCCTATGCAGGGCATGTGGAAACAAGTTGAATGGTATGATAAAGATGTGTCGTTTTCTTGCCCTCGTTTTTAGGCAGATCAACGGTTTGTGTGGAATGGTCACCTGTTGAGAGAATTCATGCCACAGCCAGAGGTAAGGACAGAACTGACATGTTAACCACTTGTGGTAAATATAAAATGAATACGCTCCAGTACAGATCTTATGATCTTTCTAAACTGCATTGTCTCTGTTCTTCTCTTGACAGCTGCACAGGTTTGCTTACCCAGTTGTCCACGGCTGTATCCTTTcatgcttttttgttgttgttgttacaaaCTCCAGATTAAGACTTTTCCCACTCTTTAATTCTCATAAACAGGAAGACCTCATTACCACTTCCTGTAAGACAACAGATATTGCCCATGTGAGAGAGGTCATTGACAGGGCGGTTGTTTAGAGTGACTGAACTGTTAAACAGCATTGCAGTTTAAACCCTGTAATCTGTAAATAGTTGGAAATCTACCCTCTGTGATCAGTTGCATGTGTGCACAACACACTAGATCACATGGTCATTTTCACGTTCATATTTTGCATGGGGTTTATCAGTCTGAGTGACTGGATGTAAACCAGCTAGTGATTCCCTCATTACTCTGGATTAGTCTTGTCATTCTTTTCCCTGAGAAAAACATACACACCATGTATATCAATAGAACTGAACTTGTGGTTTGCTCCTTTAGCCACAAGGGGGAGCTAGAGATTCATACAGGTCGCTTTATAATTGAGAAATTAGGGATATTGTATTTACAGACAATGGAAAGTGGATCCATTGACATTATATGATAGAGCCCACTTTTCTAAACATCACAACACtccaaaacattttctgaaaagGAGGCAGAGAAAGGTTGAATTCAGGAGGTAAAGTTAGGCTTTAAAGGTTAAGACCGTGTTATCCCTGACCATGTGTTGTCCAGTCATCATTATGAAGTCCTGCTGCATCAATGGGAAGATCTTTGACTGGAACATCATCTCCAGGCGGAGCTGCTTCAGGGCTGGAGTACGTTACTACGTCAGAGGTGACTGACTCCACAGCCACCAGCACATCTAACTGGAGCTTTCTGACTAGAGTGGGGATGATGGACAATCTTTTCCACAGTGGACCGGTGTGGGTGCAGGGGGTTTTGTTCCAGCCAAAcagtaatatatacagtaccagtcaaaagtttggacacgcctactctttcaagggtttttccttattgtagaataatagtgaagacataaactatgaagtaacacatggaatcatgtaataaccaaaaaagtgttaaacaaatcaaaatagaattttgattcttaaaagtagccaccctttgccttgatgacagctttgcacactcttggcattctctcaaccagcttcatgaggaatgcttttccaacagtcttgaaggagtgcccacatatgctgagcacttgttggctgtttttccttcactctgcggtccaaaccatctcaattgggttgaggttcggtgattgtggaggccagatcatctgatgcagcactccgtcactccttcttggtcaaatagcccttacacagcctggaggtgtattgggtcattgttctgttaaaaaaaaaaaaaagatagtcccactaagcacaaaccagatgggatggtgtatcgctgcagaatgctgtggtagccatgctggttaagtgtgaccttgaattctaaataaatcacgacagtgtcaccagcaaagcactcccacaccatcacacctcctccatgctttacggtggggcccacacatgcagagatcatccgttcacctactctgcgtctcacatagacacagaggttggaaccaaaaatctgaaatttggactcatcagaccaaaagacagatttctactggtctaatgtccattgcttgtgtttcttggcgcAAGCATGTCTCCTTCTCATTgatgtcttttagtagtggtttctttgcagcaatttgaccttgaagtcctgattcacgcagtctcctctgaacagtttacgttgagatgtgtctgttactttaactctgaagcatttatttgggcagcaatttctgagCTGCTGTTAACTCTAActttctctgcagcagaggtaactttgggtcttactttcctgtggtggtcctcatgagagccagtttcatcatagcgcttgctGGTTttggcgactgcacttgaagaaactttcaaagttcttaattttccgcattaactgatcttcatgtcttaaagtattgatggacagtcgtttctctttgcttatttgagctgttcttgccatgatatggacttggtattttaccaaataggcctatcttctgtataccacccctaccttgtcacaacacaactgattagctcaaacgcattaagaaggaaagaaattccacaaattaacaaggcacacctgttacttgaaatgcattccaggtgactacctcataagctggttgagagaatgacaaggctgtgcaaagctgtcatcaatgtacATTTTTTGTTTGCAGGGAGGTtttgagaatgttttactatggttccctgaaagttttcctgttaggttttattaacgttctgagcAAATGTCTCAATTGGACTTTTAACACTGCTATCTTAGTTTTGGGTTAACTGTTTAGTGCACAGATAGGACGACACATGGAAATTCAtatgcttaggcattaatcattcAAACTTGTTTCTTTTATTGTGGCATGGCGTaggtgagattcaaacctatgctCTTCTGTTCTTGATcaatggaattagtccactgcgccaccaggatgaAGCTAGCATGCCATATATTTTTGTAACAAATACAAAGTTGTTCATTTTAGTTTATAATTAGAATTATTCCCAATTTCAAACCActtggagaacgttcctagaacattaaacattgaaattcattgtaaccatgtttgaacttttaggaaatgttctgttaaggtaatgaaataccaagtaaatcctcttttattttttttatttttaaatgtgctgagaatttTCCAAGCAATGACCTGTCCTGCACCATTCCcggaaagttgtgggaaggttttttgcaaaataaccataggacaaccacactctcaccaaaCTCTAAGAcacatggttctcagaacgttaaatGCTAGCTGGGTCTTCAATCAATATTTTGATTCGTGGAATCAGGTGTTTTACAGCTGGGTTGGAACAAAACCCTGCACACACACCAGCCCTTTGCCGATAATATTGGCCTGTCCACTTCTTTATAGTTTTACTGTCAAACACTCCTCATTCAAACAGATCATTACATAATGTCTATTTGGTCCATCAGGCATTGACTCAGAGGGTCATGCAGCTAACTTTGTGGAGACGGAGCAGATTGTCCAGTACAGCGGGGGCAAGGCCTCATTCGTTCAGACCCGAGGCTCCATCCCCTTCTACTGGTCCCAAAGACCCAACCTCAAGTACAAACCAAAACCTCAGATCAGCAAAACCATCGACCATGTAAGCTACCTGTTacaatattcatattttttatttcatgttCAAACAGAAAAACATTTTAATGTACAGTAGAAGTAGTCATTTAATTACAGTAGAGGTATATGATATTGAGTATTACTATACTGAGTCATAAAGTCTTTCTTACCTTTATTGTCCTGTCCTGCTTTCACAGCTGGATGGCTTCCAAAGGCATTTTGACTCGCAGATCATTATTTATGGAAAGCAAGTGATTTTAAATCTGATCGACCAGAAAGGCTCAGAGAAGCAATTGGAACAGGCTTTTGACAAAATGGTGTCCAGCTTGGGCAACCGCATGGTCAAGTAAGGACTATAGCTTTTTCCCCATCATTCATTCTGATCCCACTATGCCCGTCTTCATCTAACGTcatcaatgtatttattttaggGGTGAACATTCTGTCTAAAGCCGTGGAACTCCAACTAACCCCTTAAAGAAAATTATTTAATTGGATTTTACTTAACATTTCTCCCTGTACTGTGTACCTCTAGGTACATAGCGTTTGACTTCCACAAGGAATGCAGTCGGATGAGGTGGCATCGCCTGCAAATCTTAGTCGATATGGTGACAGAGATGCAGGATGAGTATGGGTAAGTATTTAGTCTGCATGGCCGGCCATGTTATTCTGTCTTTGTGtgctttgttttttggggggggtgttcATCTCTCTGTCGTTTGCTGATTTGTTTTGTGACAAATGTTATTGTAAAATCAAATAGGAATCAAATTGTTTGATTGGTTGGTCAGGTACTTCCTGGTTGATGTGGATGGGAACGTTCTGGTGCAACAGGAAGGGATGTTCCGCAGTAACTGCATGGACTGTCTGGACCGTACCAACGTCATCCAGAGTCTGCTGGCACGACGCTCACTGCAGTCACAGCTGGAGGTGGGAACCACCAACCAGACACGCCCACACTGACTAGACATGtccattttatttatatatatatatatatatatatgacactcCCACTAGTTCTAGACACCCCTACCACATCCATCTAGaccacaggtgtcaaactcattccacggagggccaagTGGCAGCGGGTtctctcctcccttgtacttgattgatgaattaaggtcactaactAGTAATGAACTCTCCACACCTGGTTGTcaaggtcttaattgaaaggaaaaaacaaaacccagcagacactaggccctccatggaatgagtttgacatcccTGATCTATACACTTCCACTTCTAGACACACTCTGTCTTTGACATAATGAGTAATGTCACGTTCCACCTCAGGAGTTTTACTGTTCATTAAAGGTGTAGACCTAGCCTCCCTTTTACATTCTGTAAAAGCAATGGTAAAAATCTTAATGGCAAACTACATTTTAGGAGGAGCTCCTCCATTTGACCTAACATAGACCTTTGACTTGACAAAGTCATACGTTTCACAACTTATACTACTTCAACTCACTTGACCCACATTTGCAAATGAGCAACAGACAAAACAGAGTCTGGAAAACCCAAACTCTATGTTGAAGGCCTCTGACTAAAGCTGCTGTCTCTGTGGACTTTGACTGTGGGCTATTTAGTTATCTGACCCTATGTGGACTGTAAAAAGGTCAGGTCTCATCTCACCCAGGTACAATAAATACTTCAGGTACCATTGTGCTTTATTCAACTGTTTTAGCACTGTGGGTTAAACTGTCATTGAAACATGTATTAATAGTGTAGTAGTTAGGCTGCTGGTTGACCCACAGGGTGATGAAGGTGCAGTTGCATCAAGGTCTTTCTGGTAAACAACAGTGCTGAATCTGATGGCGACCATCTTGGTTCCACCTTGCCCCCTGTGGTCAGGTCACTGCAGTATCTCACCACACATCTTTGTTTATCTGCAGCGACTGGGAGTTCTCCACATGGGCCAGAGGATTGAAGATCAGGCCGACTTCGAGAAGATCTACAAAAATGGTAATCCTCAGCTGAAATCTGCACACTTTCCTACCCCTCTGCCAGCACAAGCACAGCATTGTCTTCCTTATGAGATTATTCCAACACAATGGTTTAACATGATTGAAATCCTCCCCTTTTTCCAATGACTAAATatgttgtttttctttttcttccacacccctttccctctctcacccttGCTCGCTGCAGCATGGGCAGACAATGCCAATGCGTGTGCCAAGCAGTATGCTGGCACAGGGGCCTTGAAGACAGACTTCacaaggtgagagagaggggctcATGGGTTTCTTGCTAATCTAGTGATTAGCAAACTAGGGCACAGGAATGGCTCTCTTCATAGAAACGCACTCCATTCCATCAGGAAGTCACTGAGTTCACCTGGCTGTAGGAGGATATTATGGATTCCAATAGAACTTGTCTATTATACAATGACAGAGACCTAGTTGTCTTTCTGCTGGCACAGTACCATCCCACTGTCAGTCACACCCCACACACCCATGAAGTTGGCCATGCATTATTGGCTATGAACTACATAAAAACATTGTACTGGTTTTGGTGATGAGTATTGAGTATTGAATGGACTGGTGCCCTTAGAACAGGGAGGAGTAGGATGTTTTGCTCGTGACCTTTGTGATAACCAGGAGCACAACTGAGTAAGAGCGGGCTCAGGAAAGGGTGGAGGATGACGTCGATGATTatttgtagtgtgtgtgagagattatTATGACAGGGATGACTGAAGCATTGctcatgtctcagaacagggaAGAGGACACAATGGGGGCTGGTGATGGACGGCTGGAACTCCATGATCAGATACTACAAGAACAACTTCTCAGATGGCttcagacaggtgtgtgtgtgtgtgtctattgtgCGTGTGCGGCAGTTATTAGTCATGTTTTTGTAAATGTGACTAAGTGTGTGGTAACTGATAATTGAGACATCTCTCCTGATCATCAGGACTCCATTGATCTGTTCCTGGGTAACTATTCCATTGACGAGGCAGACATGACCACACCCCTTCATGAGACCAAAGACTGGAAGTTCCTCACGGTGAGATCTGATTGGCTAGGCCTGATCAGTGCTATGTGTACTGATTGGCTACAATATGTTGGTTTCAGTCACAGGCGTAGATTGAGATTCCGTTATCTTATTTAACTCCtgtttcccctctccccctctagtTGCCCATTATCATGGTTGTGGCATTCTCCATGTGTATCATCTGCCTCCTCATGGCTGGTAAGACAGCAGTGGAATCCCTTGTCAATTCTGCATTGAATCCTAATAGGGGCATGGAAGTTGTTTGAAAATTCTAGTTACACCTGCACCGATCTCAACTTAAGATTTGGTCCATAAACACATTTTGCAGTACTTAGTTTTACAACACTGTTTCCACTGGTATTGACTAGGCAAGTATGTGCTATCGATCGGTACTTTTTCGGTACTTAGCTATTACCCGTAGTCACCCTCTGTGTGTCCCCCTCAGGTGACACGTGGACGGAGACCCTGGCGTATGTGCTGTTCTGGGGCACAGCTAGCTTCGTGACGGCCGGCGTCATCCTCTTCAATGGTCGGGAGTTTGTAGACGCGCCCAAGCTGGTCCAGAAGGAGAAGATGGACTGAATGTGTGCGTGTGGAAAGCAGCTACGCCCCACAGACTTCTCCTCTTCCACTTCATCCCACTCTTCTTCGTCATCGTACCCTCAGCATCAGCGGGCCTGGAGCCTGTACTGATTACTGAGCCAATGgcatgaggaagaggagggtgaggGTGGGGTGAGAGAAAGGCCAGGTGTATGATGTAGGGACTCGCTCTGCACTGgcctgctgctgtccacaccacTAAGCACATTGTTTGGGCTGTGGGGCTAGGGAAGATCCCTACCCTTGTCCATAGACTGACTGTATAATCTGAAAACAGTCTGATTTTATGATACAATACCCCACTACGGTAACACAGTTACCCCGCTGCACGGAATGCATATGAATTGGCACTGCTGTTGTTGCCATAGCAACCTGCCAAGGgacctactttaaaaaaaatcttgccTTTTTTGTTGATTTGTCGCCTTCTAGCGACATCATGTCATATTTGCTCTGTTGGTTGCCATATTGTTTCAGTGTCATTGCCCCTGAGTGGTCAATCTGAACGTAGTGTGATAGCTGACCTATTGGGTGGCTGTCTGTCAGCCCAGCCCAAGCCATGATCCCAAAACTAGGTCACCAATAGTCATGGAGAGAATGTGCTTGCTGGCCAATGGTTGGGGAGGGAATGTTCTAGCTGGCCAATAGGCAGGAAGAGAACATGCTAGCTGGCCAGTGGTTGTTGAGAGAATGTTCTAGCTGGCCAATAGTTGGGGAGAGAATGGGCTGAACTGTTTCAATAGGGAACTTTAGTTAGGGTGTCCCACCACCATTAATGCCATTGTAACTGGCCATACTATTCTCGCTCACTGCACTTCTGAGTGCACAGACAGACCCTCAAAGGGTTTCACATGAGGATTCCTCTGAGATGTGACGAGAGGGATGTTTGTCTGTgtggtctgtctggctgtctagtCTTCCCAGGTATGGAAAGCTTCATGAAACAGCTGGAAAGACAAATCCTCATTAGTTTCTAACAACCAAAAGGTGTGAGAGAGCATCAAACTATATACTATAGTGAGTAGGATCTGTCTTTGACCAGTAGACTGGGAGGCCCAGACCTAGGCTAATAATGAAGCATggatttaaaggtccaatgcagccatttctATCTCAATATCaagtcatttctgggtaacaattaagtaccttactgttattgttttcaattaaaatggtcaaaaataaaataattgtctGGGAATGGTTTTGGGGGAGGGGAAAGCTgagctagctgttattggcagagatgtTTGGAAATCTTTGTTATTCATCTTTTAACTAATTTTTACCGTCTGGTGATGTCCCCAGGCaggtcaaaactccatcccaccaaaacagcctgaaatttcaggcggtcttttcaaataCAAAAGAGCATtataatttcacagtattatttccAACCTGGAAATGTATATGAAACACGGGAAAATCTAGTTTTTGACTGAACTGGGCATTTTAAACGAACCAATGTCTCATGGGGCATTGGGGACTTTAAATGCCACTTGTCTCCATGACGATTTCTAAGTGTTTTAGTGTGTCTCTGGATGGGAATGTGAACTGTTGCTCTCTCTTACACAATCTTTCTCTATATTATTTATCCTTTGATTATTGGCTGCACTGTAGCACTAGCCCCAAGTCAAATTCTGCTTCCTTACCACAGGTCATTATAAGAGACGGGGTGTTTAGTAGCAGGATTGGGgccaattccatttaaattcagtcaattcaggaattaAATTCCAATTCACAACATTAttctcattgaaaagcattgagaACATGTTTAATTGGAATGGGAATTTCAGTTTACCTCCTGAATTGAAATTAAGTTGAGCCCAACCCTGGTGTATAGTGTACATAATCATAACAGGATCACACTTATCTTACCTGCTGCCGGAGTGGCACTTGCTGATCTGAGAATGTTAAGAAAAAAGTATAATATTGTTAATATTAAATGAATTATATTGCCGCTTATGTGTCTTTCCACTTCAACTGTGGTGGTGCAAAATTACAATGAGAGTACTTATGTCCTATAACTTTAAATGTAGTGGTCAAATAATACATCGGTGTATGGTTACTATGATAAAGCATAACCCTCGGTACACATCGGCTGCCATGCCAATGGACAACAGTACATTCCACTGTGCATTATCAGCCATAAGCCTATCAAATTCTAGAATCAGCCAGCATAGTGTCTCTTGCTGATCTGTGTTTTTAAACAGATGATTTAGGTGCCATGTAAGCCTAGATACAATTTAATGTAATGACAAAGCATTGTATGCTTGTAAGAATGATGCGCAAAATGATCAATACAAATGATTGTGCTATTTAAGCTGAGTAATTTTTGAGCAGTTTTAGACAAATCTTTTTGGTTTGACTGCTTTACCAATGAAAATGGGTTGCTACTGTTGACTCAATGCAGTATGAAGAAAACAAGCTGGACCacagttttaatttttttataggCCTAGATTATTGTCACTTGTTTTGTTTCAGAGGATTTATTTTGGGTCAGTTATTTTCCAGGAAATTAATTTgttattgtgttttttttgtcactttaAACATCATTGTGTTCAAGAAatgtgtaataaatgtatcatcaGTCATTCTGTTCCATTTCCTAATATTGTTCTATAAGAATGGTTATTTTACATGAAATGTAGCCTATTTATTGTCCATAGTGTTTTCTGGTTTAGTTAAGTTTTAAGTGACAATATGGAGCATACTATTGGTACCGTAATAAGAAACAATGTCCTT
Coding sequences within it:
- the LOC115181702 gene encoding phosphatidylinositide phosphatase SAC1-B, giving the protein MATAYEKFNLHTTPEKFYIEACDDGSNDVLSIDRVSTEMILTVRKDIPPHAVTRPICGIMGTIRLVAGTYLIVITKKKKVGDLLGHAVWKAMDFDVISYKKTVLHLTDNQMQDNKAFLSMINSVLLTDGFYFATDYDLTHTLQRLANTSPEFQEMSLLERADQRFVWNGHLLREFMPQPELHRFAYPVVHGFIIMKSCCINGKIFDWNIISRRSCFRAGVRYYVRGIDSEGHAANFVETEQIVQYSGGKASFVQTRGSIPFYWSQRPNLKYKPKPQISKTIDHLDGFQRHFDSQIIIYGKQVILNLIDQKGSEKQLEQAFDKMVSSLGNRMVKYIAFDFHKECSRMRWHRLQILVDMVTEMQDEYGYFLVDVDGNVLVQQEGMFRSNCMDCLDRTNVIQSLLARRSLQSQLERLGVLHMGQRIEDQADFEKIYKNAWADNANACAKQYAGTGALKTDFTRTGKRTQWGLVMDGWNSMIRYYKNNFSDGFRQDSIDLFLGNYSIDEADMTTPLHETKDWKFLTLPIIMVVAFSMCIICLLMAGDTWTETLAYVLFWGTASFVTAGVILFNGREFVDAPKLVQKEKMD